One region of Daphnia pulicaria isolate SC F1-1A chromosome 7, SC_F0-13Bv2, whole genome shotgun sequence genomic DNA includes:
- the LOC124348683 gene encoding uncharacterized protein LOC124348683 — translation MGMLRLPVMAEDGSWVLANIFIDEGSDTTLMRSAFAKVLKLRGPPQFLTVDGAGGVITRHRSSRIQFRVQAADGDILSLEGSTMKKVASPTPVTDWNKEKVQWPHLASLPLGETGGGVDILVGLDHAHLVAVIESRVGLEKEPIASKTAFGWIVRGVIEGRVNVTSVRSCKISGSASLANLATEMRRFCDTEDYGTEHQIGCVSPENKRALEIVQEKTKRLEVGYEVPIIWREGEPNLDSNRPMAENRFRSLLNRFRRQPEFERDYRAAIQKYLDQGYASRVPDPASALYFLAHHGVYKGTKLRVVYDAAAAFKGKCLNDAIISGPGLQPSLAAVIIRFREGEIAWASDIEAMFSRFRLSSEDRNYFCFLWQEKDAAELIVCRMDRLPFGVNCSPFVAIYTVRRILEDAGVPESVIQAVKERMYVDDYLGSAPSVKEAVEEAVTVKDALANSDLNLQSWFSNSIDFLRAVSRTEPEPDSISAHPLTGENTEKVLGIVWDPKADLLGFKVDKMLDSSFSRVDLVSKVASVFDPLGTASPFIVKAKIRLRILGLKGLGWTDLITGDDEIWWRKWFLSLEQLNTMKMPRCLFPDRAQISTVDIHAFGDASEEAYAAVIYLRVVYSDGRILVRQVKAANKIAPKKTISVPKLELNAALLAARLLRTVHSILKPMIQRRFLWTDSSTVRNWIRATAAYYQVFVSNRVGEIQTITEPEEWRFIPGVLNPADLATRSSIDEQPIPSMWLDGPEFLMQSEDSWPVDLPWMAVTEEMRSSRSYSAAVKKDTGHWKEIQIGPGDIPALSKLDEKYQELVKACQSKVYEKELHRLKKGKPLHSTSSLLALAPVLGPDGVLRLGGRAGRAKLPYDQLHPPLLPGSHPFTEKIIIAFHEHLKHVGTDFLLSYIRQHFWITSGREAIKRIRRNCVICRRNRAQPGEQLMGDLPDSRLDSGSLPFTRTAVDLFGPFEVGLIRNRTAKRWGVLFTCMVTRAVFLELVPSFSTSDFLLALRKFISLYRKQEVIHSDNGTNFVGAERVLREAVEKMYADEAIPKFLKEVNIKWTFQPAQTPHFGGTHESLVRSTKRALCNALEQEGDKFRYPTEDLFRTLLYEVAGLQNPPAVDLR, via the coding sequence ATGGGTATGCTGCGACTACCAGTAATGGCTGAAGATGGCAGTTGGGTTTTAGCCAACATTTTTATCGACGAAGGAAGCGACACGACTTTAATGCGTAGTGCATTCGCCAAGGTGCTGAAGCTTCGTGGGCCACCTCAGTTTCTAACCGTGGACGGAGCCGGTGGAGTAATCACTCGTCATCGTTCGAGTAGGATCCAGTTTCGAGTTCAAGCTGCTGATGGAGATATCCTGTCTCTGGAAGGATCCACTATGAAGAAGGTGGCTAGTCCAACACCGGTGACAGactggaataaagaaaaggtcCAATGGCCTCACCTGGCGAGTCTCCCGCTCGGAGAGACAGGAGGAGGAGTTGACATTTTAGTTGGATTAGATCATGCCCATCTAGTAGCGGTCATTGAATCAAGAGTCGGATTGGAGAAAGAACCTATTGCCTCCAAGACGGCGTTCGGGTGGATCGTTCGAGGCGTTATTGAAGGTCGAGTAAACGTTACATCCGTTCGGAGCTGCAAGATATCCGGAAGCGCCTCGTTAGCCAATCTCGCCACGGAAATGCGTCGGTTTTGTGATACTGAAGACTATGGAACCGAACATCAGATTGGGTGTGTCTCACCTGAGAATAAACGAGCTCTCGAGATCGTCCAGGAGAAGACGAAACGATTGGAGGTTGGTTACGAGGTACCAATCATCTGGCGTGAAGGAGAGCCCAACTTGGACAGCAATCGTCCGATGGCGGAGAATAGATTCCGGAGCTTGCTGAACCGTTTCAGACGTCAACCGGAGTTCGAGAGGGACTATCGAGCGGCCATTCAGAAATACCTAGATCAAGGTTATGCATCCCGTGTTCCAGATCCGGCCAGCGCTCTATACTTTCTAGCACATCATGGAGTATATAAAGGGACGAAACTACGAGTAGTTTacgacgccgccgccgccttcaAAGGAAAATGTCTGAACGACGCCATCATCAGTGGTCCCGGCTTGCAGCCATCATTGGCTGCGGTCATCATCCGTTTCCGTGAAGGAGAGATTGCCTGGGCCTCAGATATTGAGGCCATGTTCAGCCGTTTTCGTCTTTCTAGTGAAGATCGTAACTACTTCTGCTTTTTATGGCAGGAGAAGGACGCTGCCGAGCTAATTGTTTGTCGAATGGATCGACTCCCATTCGGAGTCAACTGTTCACCGTTTGTAGCTATCTACACCGTCCGTCGCATTTTAGAAGACGCCGGAGTGCCAGAAAGTGTGATTCAAGCCGTCAAGGAAAGAATGTACGTCGACGACTATTTGGGTTCCGCTCCATCAGTAAAGGAAGCAGTTGAAGAAGCCGTTACCGTCAAGGATGCATTGGCCAACTCGGACCTTAACCTCCAAAGCTGGTTTTCAAATTCCATTGACTTCCTGCGAGCAGTGTCAAGAACGGAGCCGGAACCTGATTCAATCTCTGCTCATCCGCTCACGGGTGAGAACACAGAAAAGGTGCTCGGAATCGTCTGGGATCCAAAGGCTGATCTGCTGGGATTCAAGGTGGACAAAATGCTCGATTCTTCCTTTTCAAGAGTTGATTTGGTCAGCAAAGTGGCCAGCGTCTTCGATCCGTTGGGTACAGCATCGCCCTTTATCGTCAAGGCTAAGATCCGTTTGAGAATTTTGGGTCTCAAAGGGCTCGGATGGACGGATTTAATTACTGGTGACGACGAAATTTGGTGGAGAAAATGGTTTCTCTCTTTAGAGCAGCTCAACACGATGAAAATGCCACGATGTCTGTTTCCCGATCGAGCCCAGATCTCCACGGTTGATATTCACGCCTTTGGAGACGCTTCGGAAGAAGCCTATGCTGCCGTTATCTACCTTCGCGTTGTCTACTCAGATGGCAGGATACTGGTACGTCAAGTCAAGGCAGCGAATAAGATCGCCCCGAAGAAAACTATTTCAGTTCCCAAGCTGGAATTGAATGCTGCGTTACTAGCTGCTCGTCTTCTCCGAACGGTTCATTCCATCCTCAAGCCAATGATTCAACGGCGTTTTCTCTGGACGGATAGCAGTACGGTCCGGAATTGGATCCGGGCGACCGCAGCTTACTACCAAGTCTTCGTGAGCAATCGCGTCGGAGAAATTCAGACCATCACGGAGCCAGAAGAGTGGCGTTTTATTCCAGGAGTATTAAACCCAGCCGATCTCGCCACCCGCTCATCGATTGATGAACAGCCAATTCCGTCCATGTGGTTGGACGGACCGGAATTCTTAATGCAATCGGAAGATAGCTGGCCAGTGGATCTCCCATGGATGGCCGTAACTGAAGAAATGCGCTCGAGCCGTTCATATTCTGCCGCCGTAAAGAAGGATACTGGTCATTGGAAGGAGATTCAAATAGGACCCGGCGACATTCCAGCCCTATCCAAGCTGGACGAGAAATATCAGGAGCTGGTCAAGGCGTGTCAGTCGAAGGtgtacgaaaaggagttgcatCGTCTCAAGAAGGGCAAACCGCTCCATTCTACTTCGAGTCTGTTGGCCTTGGCTCCTGTGCTCGGTCCAGATGGCGTGCTACGGCTTGGAGGACGGGCTGGACGCGCAAAACTACCATACGACCAGTTACATCCACCTCTGCTTCCCGGGAGTCATCCATTCACCGAGAAAATCATCATCGCCTTTCATGAACATCTTAAGCATGTTGGTACGGACTTCCTACTATCTTATATTCGCCAGCATTTTTGGATAACGAGCGGGCGAGAAGCAATAAAACGGATCCGACGGAATTGCGTTATTTGTCGAAGAAACCGAGCGCAACCTGGCGAGCAGTTGATGGGAGATCTCCCCGATTCGCGATTGGACTCCGGTTCTCTTCCCTTTACACGGACCGCCGTCGATTTGTTCGGCCCATTTGAAGTCGGTCTCATTCGGAATCGCACGGCCAAACGATGGGGCGTGCTATTTACGTGTATGGTCACCCGAGCAGTTTTTCTGGAGCTCGTCCCATCTTTTTCGACGTCAGATTTTCTTCTAGCATTGAGAAAGTTCATTTCTTTGTATCGAAAGCAGGAAGTCATACATTCCGACAATGGAACCAACTTTGTCGGTGCTGAGCGAGTGTTACGAGAAGCAGTGGAGAAAATGTATGCAGATGAAGCTATTCCAAAATTCCTAAAAGAAGTCAACATCAAATGGACCTTCCAGCCAGCCCAGACCCCACATTTTGGTGGCACGCACGAATCGCTGGTCCGATCCACCAAACGAGCCCTGTGCAACGCCTTAGAGCAAGAAGGGGACAAATTTCGTTACCCAACAGAAGACTTGTTCCGCACATTGCTGTATGAAGTAGCTGGACTTCAAAACCCCCCCGCCGTTGACCTACGCTAG
- the LOC124351019 gene encoding stromal membrane-associated protein 1-like — protein MLRDGDNKYFVDCDAKGPRWDSWNLGIFLCIRCAGIHRNLGVHISRVKSVNLDSWTPEQVVSLQQMEKSRARAVYEANLPDTFRMPQTDSTLEGFIRAKYEAKKHIAKEWVCPPTVKVSWDAEIEMEMKGKKEAKRKTNESPATTLEFPPSQPSSRTPRTAESTSTISSTSSSAVKEVNLPAPIEVPSLPAPTKTSSAAQDLLGLDTAINSSTGNDLFGGLLTSCH, from the exons ATGTTACGTGATGGAGACAACAAATATTTCGTCGACTGTGATGCCaaag GACCAAGATGGGATTCATGGAATCTTGGAATTTTCTTATGTATCCGTTGTGCAGGAATTCATCGGAACTTGGGGGTGCACATATCTAGAG TTAAATCAGTCAATTTAGACTCGTGGACCCCAGAACAAGTAGTT TCCCTGcagcaaatggaaaaaagcCGAGCAAGGGCAGTGTATGAAGCCAACCTTCCTGATACTTTTCGAATGCCACAGACAGATTCAACCCTGGAGGGTTTCATAAGAGCAAAATATGAAGCTAAAAAACACATAGCCAA agaatGGGTTTGTCCACCGACAGTGAAGGTGTCATGGGATGCCGAgattgaaatggaaatgaaaggaaaaaaggaagccAAACGCAAGACCAATGAAAGTCCTGCCACCACCCTCGAGTTTCCTCCTAGCCAACCGTCGTCACGCACTCCTCGGACTGCTGAATCGACGTCGACAATCAGTTCAACTTCCTCATCAGCGGTAAAAGAAGTTAATCTACCGGCTCCGATCGAAGTGCCATCCCTACCTGCACCTACCAAAACTAGCTCGGCCGCTCAAGACCTATTAGGATTAG ATACGGCAATCAACAGCTCAACAGGGAATGATTTATTTGGTGGATTATTAACCAGCTGCCACTAA